A window of Arcobacter acticola genomic DNA:
ATGACAACCAAAGATTTCCAAACAATAATTCAAAAAGAAGCAACAAAAACCGACTTTGAAAGATACTTAAAGCAATTAGTTTATAAGAAAATATCTTCTGATGAAAAAATTGCTATTTTTGAAGTGAATAATAAATATATTGCTTCATGGATAAAAAGTAAATTCACAGGATTAATACAACATTGTTTTGAAATTTTTGATGGTTCTAAACCTTCGATTGAAATAAAACTTGCAGGTGAAAAAAAATCTAAAAAAGAGATTTTAAAAGAGCAAATTCAAAATCAAACAGCTGAAAGCACAATACTAAATCCTTCATATACTTTTGATTCATTTGTAGTGGGCCCTTCTAATCAAATGGCCTATAATGCCTCACTTGCAGTTTCAAATAAACCTGGAATTCAATATAATCCATTGTTTATTTATGGTGGAACTGGTCTTGGAAAAACTCACCTTTTACAAGCAGTTGGAAATCATGCAATTGAAAAAGGAAATACTGTTATTTATGTAACTATTGAGCAGTTTATGAATGACTTTACTTTTTCAATCAAAAATAAAAATATGGAACATTTTAGAAATAAATATAGAAAGTGTGACGTTTTATTAATCGATGATATTCAATTTTTATCTGGAAAAGAACAAACTCAAGAGGAGTTTTTCCATACATTTAATGAGCTTCATAATGCAAAAAAACAAATTGTTATGACTTCAGATAGACTTCCATCTCAAATTGCTGGACTTGTTGATAGATTGAAATCTAGATTTGAATGGGGATTAACAGCAGATGTTCAAATTCCAGGGCTTGAAACAAAAATTGCAATTATTGAAAAGAAATCTGATTTAAATGGAATCTCTTTAAGTAGAGAGATAGTGAATTTCATTGCAACAACACTTGATAATTCAATTAGAGAAATTGAAGGTGTTTTAATAAGAATAAATGCAAGTGCATCACTTTTAAATCAAGAAATTACTCTTTCAATGGTTCAAAACCTATTAAAAGAACAAATTAAAGAGACAAAAGAGAATATAAAATTACCTGATGTTATAAATATTGTTGCAAATCAGTTAAATATTAAACCAAGTGATATTAAATCTAAGAAAAGAACAGCAACAGTTGCAAATGCTAGAAGAATTGTTATTTATCTTACAAGAGAATTAACACACAACTCTATGCCAGATATTGCAAAGTTCTTAGGAATGAAAGATCATAGTTCAATTTCTCATAATATTAAAAAAGCAAATGAGTTAATTGAAAAAGACGAAAACTTTAAATTAATTATAGAAAATTTGAAGAATAAAATCATAAATAAGGAGTGGTAAAAGCTTTAGAACAAAATAAGTTTTAAAGACTTATGTGAAAAGATGTGAATACAAGTACAATTTTAATCACTATATGAACCTTCGCTTCAGCAGTGTTTTAAAAGGTATTTTCATCTTTTCACATAGACTACTACTTCCACTAAATTAAATAAAAATATAGGAGAAATAAAATGAGGTTTGTAATTACTAAAAATGTAATTGAAAATGTAATAGCTTCAATGCAACCTTTTTTAGAAAAAAAAGATTCTAGTTCAATTACATCACATATATATTTAGAAATCAATAATGCTAAATTAATCATAAAAGCTACAGATTATGAAATTGGTTTAGAATCACATATTGATAATATAACAGATATGGTAGATGGAAAAATTACTGTTAATGGTTCAAATTTATTAGGTATTATTAAAAGATTAAAAAATGAAGAAATTTTATTTGAAGTTACAAACAATAATTTAGTAATAAAACAAAATAAATCAACATTTAAATTACCAACTTATGATGCTAATGAATACCCATCATTAAATAGATCTGAAAATTTAAAAGAACTATCAATTTCAACAATTAATTTTATTAATTCAATTAGAAAAATTACACCTGCAATTGATAACAATAATCCAAAATTTGAATTAAATGGTGCATTATTAGATATCAAAAATCAAAAAATTAATTTCGTATCAACTGATACTAGAAGATTAGCAGTTTCATATTTACAAAATATTACAAATGAAGAACATCAATTTATCATTCCTAAAAAAGCTATAATTGAAATTCAAAAACTTTTCTTAGATGATGCAAAAATATATTTTGATGATACAAACTTAGTTATATCAAACAATAACAATAAATTTTTTACAAAACTAATTAATGGAAAATTTCCTGATTATGAAAGAATTATACCTGGAACATTAAAATACAATTTTCCACTTCCAAAAAATATATTAGTTGAATCAATTAAATTAGTAACTTCTTTATTTTCAAATATTAAAATTACTTTTAGTTCAACATCAATTATATTTAAATCATTAGATGAAGATACAGAATCTAAAACTCAAATTGATATTGATTTAAATATTGAAAAAGAGTTTTATTTAGCAGTAAATGCTAAATATTTATTAGATTTTTTATCTATGTCACATAATGAAAAAATCAAAATTGGATTTAACGAATCAAACTTACCATTTTATTTAGAAGATGATAAGTTTTTTACTATTGTAATGCCAATAGTTTTAGAAAAATAATATAAAAATTTAAACAATATAACAAGGAAATCTATAATGAGTGAACAAGAATACGGCGCTAGTAACATAAAAGTTTTAAAAGGTCTTGAAGCTGTAAGAAAAAGACCAGGTATGTATATTGGTGATACAAGTACAAATGGTTTGCACCACTTAGTTTATGAAGTAGTAGATAACTCTATTGATGAAGCAATGGCTGGTTATTGTAAAAATATTAAAATTACAATGTCAAAAGATCATTGGATTAAAGTAGAAGATGACGGAAGAGGAATTCCAACTGCTATTCACGAAGGTGAAGGAATAAGTGCAGCAACTGTTGTTTTAACAGTACTTCATGCAGGTGGTAAATTTGATAAAGACACATATAAAGTTTCTGGTGGATTACATGGTGTTGGGGTTTCTGTAGTAAATGCCTTATCAAAACATTTAAAAATGACAATTTATAGAGAAGGAAAAATTCATTATCAAGAGTTCAAATGTGGTATTCCTCAAGGACCTTTAGAAGTAATTGGTGATAGTCCTAGAAAAACAGGAACCACAATTGAATTTTTATCTGATGACTCTATTTTTGAAGTAAGTAAATACGAATTTGCTATTCTTGCTAAAAGATTTAAAGAAGTTGCTTATTTAAATTCATTTATTTCTATTACACTTGATAATGAAATTACAAAAACAAAAGAAGTTTACCATTTTGAAGGTGGTTTAAAACAATTTGTTGAAGATATGAATAAAGATACAGCTGTTTGTGATGCAGTTGCTTTTAATGATACTATTGATGGTGTTGAAGCTGATATCGCTGTTATGTATAACGATACTTATGTTGAAAAAACTTTATCATTTGTAAATAATATTAGAACTATTGATGGTGGAACTCATGAAGCTGGTTTTAAAGCTGGACTTACAAGATCTATTGTTAAATATTTAAATGAAAACGCAGCAGCACGTGAAAAAGATGTAAAAATTACAGGAGATGACGTAAGAGAAGGTTTAATTGCCGTTATTTCTGTAAAAGTTCCAGAACCTCAATTTGAAGGTCAAACTAAAGGTAAATTGGGATCTTCTTATGTTAAAGCGATTACTCAAAAATTAACAGGTGATGCTTTAGATAAATATTTTGAAGAAAATCCACAACAAGCAAAAGCTATTATGGAAAAATCTTTAATGGCAGCAA
This region includes:
- the dnaA gene encoding chromosomal replication initiator protein DnaA, whose product is MTTKDFQTIIQKEATKTDFERYLKQLVYKKISSDEKIAIFEVNNKYIASWIKSKFTGLIQHCFEIFDGSKPSIEIKLAGEKKSKKEILKEQIQNQTAESTILNPSYTFDSFVVGPSNQMAYNASLAVSNKPGIQYNPLFIYGGTGLGKTHLLQAVGNHAIEKGNTVIYVTIEQFMNDFTFSIKNKNMEHFRNKYRKCDVLLIDDIQFLSGKEQTQEEFFHTFNELHNAKKQIVMTSDRLPSQIAGLVDRLKSRFEWGLTADVQIPGLETKIAIIEKKSDLNGISLSREIVNFIATTLDNSIREIEGVLIRINASASLLNQEITLSMVQNLLKEQIKETKENIKLPDVINIVANQLNIKPSDIKSKKRTATVANARRIVIYLTRELTHNSMPDIAKFLGMKDHSSISHNIKKANELIEKDENFKLIIENLKNKIINKEW
- the dnaN gene encoding DNA polymerase III subunit beta, translated to MRFVITKNVIENVIASMQPFLEKKDSSSITSHIYLEINNAKLIIKATDYEIGLESHIDNITDMVDGKITVNGSNLLGIIKRLKNEEILFEVTNNNLVIKQNKSTFKLPTYDANEYPSLNRSENLKELSISTINFINSIRKITPAIDNNNPKFELNGALLDIKNQKINFVSTDTRRLAVSYLQNITNEEHQFIIPKKAIIEIQKLFLDDAKIYFDDTNLVISNNNNKFFTKLINGKFPDYERIIPGTLKYNFPLPKNILVESIKLVTSLFSNIKITFSSTSIIFKSLDEDTESKTQIDIDLNIEKEFYLAVNAKYLLDFLSMSHNEKIKIGFNESNLPFYLEDDKFFTIVMPIVLEK